In the Alkaliphilus oremlandii OhILAs genome, one interval contains:
- the remA gene encoding extracellular matrix/biofilm regulator RemA, with translation MGIKLINIGFGNIVSANRIVAIVSPESAPIKRVIQEARERGVLIDATYGRRTRAVIVTDSDHIILSAVQPETVAHRLNSKDNSKEIESVVDGE, from the coding sequence ATGGGGATCAAATTGATTAATATAGGGTTTGGCAATATTGTTTCTGCAAATAGAATTGTAGCCATCGTGAGTCCAGAATCAGCGCCAATTAAAAGAGTAATCCAAGAAGCAAGGGAAAGAGGCGTGCTGATAGATGCAACCTATGGTAGAAGGACTAGAGCCGTAATCGTAACCGACAGTGACCATATTATTCTTTCTGCAGTTCAGCCTGAAACTGTTGCACACAGACTAAACTCTAAAGATAATTCTAAAGAAATAGAATCGGTTGTTGACGGAGAATAA
- a CDS encoding zinc metallopeptidase has protein sequence MFGMYGFDPTMIVLIPSILLTIYAQSKVKSTFAKYLRVGSKKGYSGFQVARYILDHNGMRDVPIELTPGHLSDHYDPKRKVVRLSNDVFHGTSIASISVAAHETGHAIQHFHGYAPLTIRTLIFPVASIGSQAAWFFVILGMAMSLPGLIDIGILLFAAAVFFQVITLPVEFNASSRALRLLDEGGFIVNDEYVQSKKVLNAAALTYVAAMATAVSQLIRLLLIRDRRRD, from the coding sequence ATGTTCGGTATGTATGGTTTCGATCCAACGATGATCGTTTTAATTCCTTCCATCCTACTTACGATTTATGCACAATCAAAGGTAAAATCTACCTTTGCAAAATATTTGAGAGTAGGAAGTAAGAAAGGATATAGTGGTTTTCAAGTAGCACGGTATATATTGGACCACAATGGGATGAGAGATGTACCCATTGAATTGACGCCAGGACACTTAAGCGATCATTATGATCCAAAAAGAAAAGTTGTTCGATTATCCAATGATGTATTTCACGGCACATCCATTGCATCCATCAGCGTCGCTGCTCATGAAACGGGTCATGCAATTCAGCATTTCCATGGATATGCACCTTTGACCATTCGAACTCTAATATTTCCAGTGGCTAGCATCGGGTCTCAAGCGGCTTGGTTTTTCGTGATCTTAGGGATGGCAATGTCTCTGCCTGGATTAATAGATATCGGAATTCTTTTATTTGCCGCTGCGGTATTTTTTCAAGTGATTACCCTTCCAGTAGAATTTAATGCCAGTAGTAGGGCCTTAAGGTTATTGGATGAAGGCGGATTTATTGTAAATGACGAATATGTGCAATCTAAAAAGGTTTTAAACGCCGCGGCACTTACCTATGTGGCAGCCATGGCTACAGCAGTATCACAATTGATACGATTGCTATTGATAAGGGACAGAAGAAGAGATTAA
- the fmt gene encoding methionyl-tRNA formyltransferase, with protein MKIIYMGTPEFAVPCLEMLIDSGHEIVGVFTQPDKPSGRGQKMNRTPVKEKALAHNIPVFQPHTLRDTNVMNEIENLKPDLIVVVAYGQILPKAILELPKHGCINVHASLLPKYRGAGPINWVIINGEKKTGITTMYMDVGLDKGDMILKEEVEIGAEETAGELHDRLMHLGAQVLRKTIGLIENNEITAIPQNHSESTYAPILTKDLGKIDWSQSAIEIKNLIRGTIPWPTAFTFYEGQVMKIWKSTVIESELQEVPGKIIDVKKDCILVATGQNILSIEEIQFSGKKRMGVRDYLVGNAIEKGNILGE; from the coding sequence ATGAAAATTATTTATATGGGAACGCCAGAATTCGCCGTTCCCTGTTTGGAGATGCTAATAGATAGTGGACATGAAATCGTAGGTGTTTTTACACAGCCAGATAAACCCAGTGGCAGAGGACAGAAAATGAATAGGACGCCGGTAAAGGAAAAGGCACTGGCGCATAATATCCCTGTATTTCAGCCACACACGTTGAGAGACACAAACGTTATGAATGAAATAGAAAATCTTAAGCCGGACCTTATCGTTGTTGTTGCATACGGGCAAATTTTACCGAAGGCAATTCTAGAACTGCCAAAACACGGCTGCATTAATGTTCATGCATCCTTACTACCGAAGTACCGTGGTGCAGGTCCAATTAATTGGGTGATCATCAACGGAGAAAAGAAGACAGGGATTACAACTATGTATATGGATGTGGGTTTAGACAAAGGAGATATGATTTTAAAGGAAGAAGTGGAGATCGGCGCAGAAGAAACTGCAGGAGAACTTCATGATCGATTGATGCACTTAGGTGCCCAGGTATTGAGAAAGACCATTGGGTTGATTGAAAACAACGAGATCACAGCCATCCCTCAAAATCATAGTGAGTCCACCTATGCTCCTATATTGACAAAAGACCTTGGAAAAATAGATTGGAGCCAATCTGCAATAGAAATAAAAAATCTCATTAGAGGAACGATTCCATGGCCTACGGCTTTTACTTTCTATGAAGGGCAAGTGATGAAAATATGGAAGAGTACTGTGATAGAAAGTGAACTTCAAGAAGTGCCGGGAAAAATCATCGATGTAAAAAAAGATTGTATTCTCGTTGCCACAGGCCAAAACATCCTATCTATTGAAGAAATTCAATTCAGTGGTAAAAAAAGAATGGGTGTAAGAGACTATTTAGTTGGTAATGCTATTGAAAAAGGCAACATTTTAGGAGAATAG
- the def gene encoding peptide deformylase: MAIRNIRKEEDPVLRKISKPVDTIDDKIITLLDDMIETMYDADGVGLAAPQVGILKRVIVIDIGEGVIELINPEIIAEDGVQCDNEGCLSLPGITEEVARPRTVKVKGFDRFGNEMIVEGEELLARALCHEIDHLNGILFIDRAEKK, encoded by the coding sequence ATGGCAATTAGAAATATTCGTAAAGAAGAGGATCCAGTTTTAAGAAAGATTTCAAAACCAGTTGATACCATTGACGATAAAATCATTACACTTTTAGATGATATGATAGAAACAATGTACGATGCCGATGGTGTAGGACTTGCCGCTCCTCAAGTAGGCATTTTAAAGAGAGTCATTGTTATTGATATCGGTGAAGGTGTAATTGAATTGATTAACCCAGAAATTATAGCAGAGGACGGCGTTCAATGTGACAATGAGGGCTGCTTGAGCTTGCCAGGGATCACAGAAGAAGTGGCAAGACCCAGAACAGTTAAAGTGAAGGGATTCGATCGATTTGGAAATGAAATGATCGTTGAGGGAGAAGAACTCCTGGCAAGAGCACTTTGTCATGAGATTGATCATCTCAATGGAATACTATTTATAGATAGAGCAGAAAAGAAATAG
- the priA gene encoding primosomal protein N', with the protein MGQDMQIAQVIVNNNSYQTDKLFDYEIPTDLFRKVKRGIRVMVPFGNGNKRLEAYVLNVIESNSRNSKLKKVLAVIDEEPILSEDQLRLVFWMRNQYLCKYIEAIHCFIPKSMVNKERKKITLLDHSWEEVLPSSQKKLRNIITTLQALGGSAYLDLLMQHIDYKEINESIKVLLEKNIIDIKYELNSKINIKTEQYVRIKIEEEQWQPIISSLKRAKKQKILLEMLKEVKEISVKELLERSNTSRSSLNSLQEKGYIEYIDVEISRNPFGDKKFDPFYKFEPNEEQKKAIDQISASIKNESSETYLIHGVTGSGKTEIYLQLIEKVLKKGKQAIVLVPEISLTPQTVSRFMGRFGERIAVLHSNLSDGERYDEWRRILRQEVDIVIGARSAIFAPFKNLGMIVIDEEHEHTYKSEQTPRYNAIHIAEYRSHLENSVLVLGSATPSLESYHRAIEGDFTLITLKNRAMKSNLPTVEVINMAEEFHHGNTSIFSTELLKAMADTLSNHHQTILFLNRRGHSSVLSCKACGYTVKCQYCDITMTFHSAEKRLKCHYCGNVKNIVKSCPECHSEEIKYAGIGTQQIEDLVKVNFPKAKVQRMDMDTTSRKGAHEKILESFKHQEIDILIGTQMISKGLDFPNVTLVGIISADTTLNLPDFRAAEKTFQLVTQVAGRAGRGLEEGKVILQTYEPNHYSIVASTHHDYESFVKDELMIRKEFHYPPFANLLLLNFSGKNEKQVYAIANSVATNMKYILYSEGFKELDAILLGPNPSMISKIKESYRYQILLKDIGIPFSLLKKAVKYLLIDNRSKYIPQGITCTIDINPLSII; encoded by the coding sequence TTGGGGCAAGATATGCAAATAGCACAGGTAATCGTGAATAACAATAGTTACCAAACGGATAAATTATTTGATTACGAAATTCCCACTGATTTATTTCGAAAAGTAAAACGAGGAATCCGAGTCATGGTTCCTTTTGGCAATGGCAATAAAAGATTAGAAGCCTATGTTCTCAATGTTATAGAGAGCAACAGTAGGAATTCGAAGCTAAAAAAAGTTCTAGCGGTCATCGATGAAGAACCGATTTTATCGGAGGATCAATTGAGACTGGTGTTTTGGATGCGCAATCAATATTTATGTAAGTATATTGAAGCCATTCATTGCTTTATACCTAAAAGTATGGTCAATAAAGAGCGAAAGAAAATTACATTATTGGATCATTCTTGGGAAGAAGTCCTTCCATCGAGCCAGAAGAAGCTGAGAAATATCATTACTACGCTACAGGCTTTAGGGGGTAGTGCATATTTAGATCTACTGATGCAGCATATCGATTATAAAGAGATCAACGAATCGATTAAAGTACTCTTAGAAAAGAACATCATTGATATCAAGTACGAGTTGAATAGCAAAATCAATATCAAAACAGAACAATACGTTCGCATCAAGATAGAAGAAGAACAATGGCAGCCCATTATAAGCTCCTTGAAAAGAGCAAAGAAACAAAAGATATTATTGGAAATGCTAAAGGAAGTCAAAGAAATCAGTGTAAAGGAACTATTAGAACGATCCAATACCAGTAGATCATCCTTGAATAGCCTACAGGAAAAAGGGTATATAGAATATATTGATGTTGAGATTAGCAGAAATCCATTTGGTGATAAAAAGTTCGATCCATTTTATAAATTCGAACCCAATGAAGAGCAGAAAAAGGCCATTGATCAAATTAGTGCTTCCATAAAAAATGAAAGTAGTGAAACATATTTAATTCATGGTGTTACAGGGAGCGGAAAGACGGAGATTTATCTACAATTGATCGAAAAGGTACTGAAGAAGGGGAAACAGGCTATTGTTTTAGTCCCTGAAATATCCCTTACCCCGCAGACTGTTTCGCGGTTTATGGGAAGGTTTGGAGAAAGAATCGCTGTCCTGCACAGCAATCTATCCGATGGTGAAAGGTACGATGAATGGCGACGGATTTTACGACAGGAGGTAGATATTGTAATTGGCGCAAGATCTGCGATTTTTGCTCCTTTTAAAAATCTCGGTATGATTGTGATCGACGAGGAACATGAACATACTTATAAATCAGAACAGACTCCGCGATACAATGCCATCCATATTGCTGAATATCGAAGTCATCTGGAAAATTCTGTATTGGTGCTAGGCTCGGCGACGCCGTCCTTAGAGAGCTATCATAGAGCCATTGAGGGCGATTTTACCTTAATTACATTGAAGAATAGAGCCATGAAATCCAACCTTCCTACAGTGGAAGTCATTAATATGGCGGAAGAATTTCACCATGGAAATACCAGTATTTTTAGTACGGAGCTATTAAAAGCAATGGCAGACACCCTTAGCAATCATCATCAAACCATTTTATTTTTAAATCGAAGAGGACACTCCAGTGTTTTATCCTGCAAGGCTTGCGGATATACAGTAAAATGTCAGTATTGTGATATCACAATGACATTCCACAGTGCTGAAAAGCGACTAAAATGTCACTATTGTGGCAATGTAAAAAATATCGTAAAATCATGTCCAGAATGCCATAGTGAAGAAATCAAATATGCTGGAATTGGGACGCAGCAGATTGAAGATTTGGTCAAGGTAAATTTTCCCAAGGCTAAGGTTCAGAGAATGGATATGGATACCACCAGCCGCAAGGGAGCCCATGAAAAGATACTGGAAAGCTTTAAACATCAAGAGATTGATATTCTCATAGGAACTCAGATGATATCCAAAGGTTTGGATTTTCCCAACGTTACTCTGGTGGGTATCATTTCTGCAGATACTACCTTAAATTTGCCGGACTTCAGGGCGGCTGAAAAAACCTTTCAATTGGTCACACAGGTGGCGGGAAGAGCAGGAAGAGGGTTAGAGGAAGGGAAAGTGATTCTTCAAACCTATGAACCAAATCATTACAGTATTGTAGCATCCACTCATCATGATTATGAAAGCTTCGTTAAAGATGAGTTGATGATTCGAAAAGAATTTCATTATCCACCCTTCGCCAATTTACTTCTATTGAATTTTTCGGGAAAAAATGAAAAGCAAGTCTATGCCATAGCAAATTCAGTAGCAACTAATATGAAGTATATCTTGTATTCGGAAGGGTTTAAAGAGTTAGATGCCATTCTGTTGGGCCCAAACCCCAGCATGATCAGCAAAATAAAAGAAAGCTATCGGTATCAAATTTTGTTGAAGGATATAGGGATTCCTTTTTCCCTATTAAAAAAGGCAGTAAAATATTTATTGATAGATAATAGGAGCAAGTACATTCCCCAGGGTATTACTTGTACCATTGATATAAATCCGCTCAGTATAATTTAA
- the coaBC gene encoding bifunctional phosphopantothenoylcysteine decarboxylase/phosphopantothenate--cysteine ligase CoaBC, with the protein MLKNFNVVLGVTGGIAAYKACDIVSRLKKLNANVDVIMTKSATEMVHPNTFQALSQNPVITDIFSTPRYWDIEHISLAQKADILLVAPATANIIGKVANGIADDMLSTTIMASTAKIIFAPAMNTKMYENPILQQNIQKLAALGYGFIEPGSGRLACGDIGKGKLADVDDIIDFILEVTKHKPNRDLEGKKILVTAGPTKESIDPVRFITNHSTGKMGYSIVEAARDRGAEVTLVSGPTNICPPAGVEVIKVETTLDMYEAVMNSYADKDIIIKSAAVADYRPETVSKSKIKKSEGNLTLTLVRNPDILRTLGELKGDRILVGFAAESDHVLENAKAKIVKKNLDFIVANDITEDGAGFGVDTNIVHLIDKNGEIEKIDQSTKLEIAHRILDKVKKFEK; encoded by the coding sequence ATGTTAAAGAACTTCAATGTTGTTCTTGGTGTTACTGGCGGAATTGCAGCCTACAAAGCATGTGATATTGTCAGCAGACTAAAAAAATTAAATGCCAATGTGGATGTTATTATGACGAAGTCTGCAACAGAAATGGTACATCCCAATACATTTCAAGCGTTAAGTCAGAATCCAGTAATAACGGATATCTTCAGTACCCCTAGGTACTGGGATATCGAACATATTTCGTTAGCACAAAAGGCGGATATTTTGCTAGTGGCGCCTGCTACAGCCAATATCATCGGCAAAGTGGCCAATGGAATTGCCGATGATATGTTATCCACAACCATTATGGCATCTACGGCAAAGATCATTTTTGCCCCAGCGATGAATACCAAAATGTATGAAAATCCCATATTACAGCAGAATATTCAAAAGCTAGCCGCGCTAGGCTATGGATTTATTGAACCAGGCTCTGGCCGTCTAGCATGTGGTGATATTGGCAAAGGCAAATTAGCCGATGTGGATGATATCATAGATTTTATTTTGGAAGTTACCAAGCATAAACCCAATAGAGATTTAGAAGGTAAAAAGATTCTGGTGACTGCTGGACCGACGAAGGAATCCATCGATCCTGTCCGGTTCATAACGAACCATTCCACAGGGAAAATGGGATATTCTATTGTAGAAGCTGCTAGAGATAGAGGTGCAGAAGTAACCCTCGTCAGTGGGCCGACAAATATCTGTCCACCAGCTGGTGTTGAGGTCATAAAAGTAGAAACGACCTTGGACATGTATGAAGCCGTAATGAACAGCTATGCTGATAAAGATATAATTATTAAATCCGCAGCCGTTGCAGATTATCGTCCAGAAACAGTATCTAAAAGTAAAATAAAGAAGAGCGAGGGAAATTTAACGCTGACTCTCGTTCGGAATCCAGATATCTTACGTACCCTGGGAGAGTTGAAAGGAGATCGTATTTTAGTAGGATTTGCTGCTGAAAGTGACCATGTCCTTGAGAATGCAAAGGCAAAAATTGTTAAGAAGAATTTAGATTTCATTGTTGCAAATGATATTACGGAAGATGGCGCTGGGTTTGGTGTAGACACCAACATTGTTCATCTCATCGATAAAAATGGAGAAATCGAGAAGATTGATCAATCAACGAAGCTTGAAATTGCCCATCGAATTCTAGATAAGGTAAAGAAATTTGAAAAATAG
- the dapF gene encoding diaminopimelate epimerase yields MDVQFKKMQGTGNDFIVVKYDDFPFEEKLSQLAEKICDRHFGIGADGLLIVNPSSIADIRMDYYNSDGSIAAMCGNGIRCFSKFVFDEGFLRTKQFSVETLDGIKEIAIIEEKGTVKSVEVNMGQVTYDTEKIPVVSEDGYFINKKITVGGQDFIITAVSMGVPHVIIFTEKLDLEQIKFFGPLIEKHAIFPKKTNVNFVHRIDKDNIAVRTWERGAGYTLACGTGSTSAVAVANKLGLVNNNVNVEVEGGNIKIKIKESGNLFMEGPAENICSGRFFFN; encoded by the coding sequence ATGGATGTTCAATTTAAAAAGATGCAGGGAACTGGGAACGACTTCATCGTAGTAAAATATGATGACTTTCCATTTGAAGAAAAACTGAGTCAGCTGGCTGAAAAAATTTGTGACAGACATTTTGGTATCGGTGCCGACGGACTTCTCATCGTGAATCCCTCCTCTATTGCAGATATTAGAATGGATTATTACAATAGTGATGGATCCATAGCAGCCATGTGCGGCAATGGGATTCGATGCTTTTCAAAATTTGTATTTGATGAGGGCTTCCTAAGGACAAAACAGTTTTCTGTAGAAACCTTGGATGGGATCAAAGAGATTGCTATAATAGAGGAAAAGGGAACGGTAAAATCTGTAGAAGTAAACATGGGTCAGGTTACTTATGATACTGAAAAGATTCCCGTAGTATCAGAGGACGGATATTTTATCAATAAGAAAATTACAGTGGGCGGACAGGATTTTATCATCACTGCGGTATCCATGGGTGTACCCCATGTCATTATCTTTACTGAAAAACTAGATTTAGAACAAATCAAGTTTTTCGGTCCGCTTATAGAAAAACATGCTATATTTCCAAAGAAAACAAATGTAAATTTTGTTCATCGAATCGATAAGGATAATATAGCAGTTAGAACATGGGAAAGGGGAGCGGGATATACACTTGCATGCGGTACTGGATCTACCAGTGCTGTAGCGGTAGCGAATAAGCTAGGTCTTGTAAATAACAATGTTAATGTAGAGGTTGAAGGTGGAAATATAAAAATTAAAATTAAAGAATCCGGCAATCTATTCATGGAAGGACCCGCCGAAAATATTTGCTCTGGAAGGTTTTTCTTTAATTAA
- a CDS encoding DUF116 domain-containing protein codes for MDFEKEREKNREYNHFVFLLVVMFFLTILVGMGLSFIVKWQNQSFYTVIFITGIMVLMIFCLILLSIIYSVIRLQYGYTIPSTFKKLLVQSRWGIYQSMVFLGKVFGKDKNIIRRVFIELNNKLTLSQEYSIEGNKILILTPHCIQKSFCPHKVTTNIKNCKRCGKCNVQRLIELEEKFGVKARVVTGGTLARKIVMEEKPQAIIAIACERDLISGIQEIKNVPILAVVNKRPQGPCHNTEVEMGQVQKAIKHFTNLKE; via the coding sequence ATGGACTTCGAAAAAGAACGGGAGAAAAACAGAGAATACAATCATTTTGTTTTTCTGTTGGTGGTGATGTTTTTCCTGACGATATTAGTGGGAATGGGACTATCGTTTATTGTAAAATGGCAAAATCAAAGTTTTTATACCGTGATTTTCATAACGGGTATTATGGTTTTAATGATATTTTGTTTGATATTACTATCGATTATATATTCTGTTATTCGACTGCAGTATGGCTATACCATACCCAGCACTTTCAAAAAACTTCTGGTTCAATCGCGGTGGGGTATATACCAGTCCATGGTTTTTCTTGGAAAGGTTTTTGGAAAGGATAAAAATATTATTAGGCGAGTGTTTATAGAACTCAACAATAAACTGACCCTGAGTCAGGAGTATAGCATAGAAGGAAATAAAATTTTAATATTAACGCCCCATTGCATACAAAAATCTTTCTGTCCTCATAAGGTTACAACGAATATTAAAAATTGTAAACGATGTGGAAAATGTAATGTACAGCGCCTAATAGAATTGGAAGAAAAATTTGGTGTGAAAGCTAGAGTCGTAACAGGCGGTACACTGGCAAGAAAGATCGTAATGGAAGAAAAGCCACAGGCAATCATCGCTATTGCCTGTGAACGCGATCTCATCAGTGGCATACAAGAAATTAAAAATGTCCCTATTTTAGCAGTGGTCAATAAAAGACCACAAGGTCCTTGTCATAATACAGAAGTAGAAATGGGGCAGGTACAGAAAGCGATAAAACATTTTACGAATTTGAAGGAGTGA
- the gmk gene encoding guanylate kinase: MSSKGLLIVVSGPSGAGKGTICKELLNQNPQIKVSISATTRQPRNGEIKGINYFFIDKNKFELMIKNDDFLEYATVYDNYYGTPKEYVMKNLEDGNDVLLEIDIVGALQIKDRFKDAVFIFILPPSLEELKNRIVGRGTESLADIEKRHGSAISEIEQFIKYDYAVINEDVLKAVGDIEAIIRAEKCRVLRRTEEIQSKF; encoded by the coding sequence ATGAGTAGCAAAGGATTATTAATTGTTGTATCTGGTCCATCCGGTGCTGGGAAAGGAACAATCTGTAAGGAGTTATTGAATCAGAACCCTCAAATCAAGGTTTCCATTTCTGCTACCACAAGACAACCTAGAAATGGAGAAATTAAAGGTATTAATTACTTCTTTATAGATAAAAATAAATTTGAACTGATGATAAAAAATGATGATTTTCTGGAATATGCTACGGTGTACGATAATTATTACGGAACACCAAAAGAATATGTTATGAAGAACCTAGAAGATGGCAATGATGTATTGTTAGAGATCGATATTGTCGGAGCTCTTCAGATCAAAGATCGATTTAAAGATGCCGTGTTTATTTTCATCCTCCCACCATCCTTAGAGGAATTAAAAAACAGAATCGTGGGCAGAGGTACAGAGAGTCTAGCTGATATTGAAAAGCGTCACGGGTCTGCTATTTCAGAAATCGAGCAGTTTATCAAATACGACTATGCTGTTATCAATGAAGATGTATTGAAGGCTGTAGGTGATATCGAGGCCATCATTAGGGCCGAAAAATGTAGAGTTTTAAGAAGAACCGAGGAAATACAATCAAAATTTTAA
- a CDS encoding YicC/YloC family endoribonuclease: protein MIKSMTGFGRGDSQVLDKSFQVELKSVNHRYMDVSIKMPKKFTYLEENIRKVIKSHIQRGRIEVYITYENIGESDTSISVDMPLAKEYLKAFMKLEEELSIENDVTTSMIARFPDVIRIEKKEDNEDEIWKSLEEALNGALKQLVAMRAEEGNKLELDLLKRLNKTKDFLAKVKERSPMIIQEYRQKLNDRIKEMLNEEFSLDDSRIATEVALFADRSNITEEIVRLYSHIDQFKNTLEEDDSVGRKLDFLLQEMNREANTIGSKANDLILANLVINIKSEIEKMREQIQNIE from the coding sequence ATGATAAAAAGCATGACAGGCTTTGGCAGAGGTGATTCTCAAGTTTTGGACAAATCTTTTCAGGTAGAGCTGAAATCTGTAAATCATCGATATATGGATGTAAGTATAAAAATGCCTAAAAAATTTACATACTTAGAGGAAAACATCCGAAAAGTTATTAAATCCCACATACAGAGGGGGCGCATTGAGGTTTATATCACTTATGAAAATATTGGGGAAAGTGATACCAGTATTTCTGTGGATATGCCCTTAGCAAAGGAATATTTAAAAGCATTTATGAAATTAGAGGAAGAATTATCTATAGAAAATGATGTAACAACATCCATGATTGCTCGATTTCCAGATGTCATCAGAATAGAGAAAAAAGAGGATAATGAAGACGAAATATGGAAATCTTTAGAGGAGGCCCTCAATGGTGCTTTAAAGCAATTAGTAGCAATGCGGGCAGAGGAAGGAAATAAACTAGAGTTAGATCTATTAAAAAGACTCAATAAGACAAAGGATTTCCTAGCTAAAGTAAAAGAACGAAGCCCAATGATCATTCAAGAGTACCGACAGAAGTTAAACGATCGAATTAAAGAAATGCTCAACGAAGAATTTTCACTAGATGATAGCCGTATTGCTACAGAGGTCGCTCTATTTGCAGATAGAAGTAATATTACAGAAGAAATCGTTCGATTATACAGTCACATCGATCAGTTTAAAAATACTTTGGAGGAAGATGATTCTGTTGGAAGAAAGCTAGATTTTTTGCTTCAGGAGATGAATCGTGAAGCCAATACCATCGGATCTAAAGCGAATGATTTAATTTTGGCAAATTTAGTGATTAATATAAAGAGTGAAATTGAAAAAATGAGGGAGCAAATTCAAAATATTGAGTAA
- the rpoZ gene encoding DNA-directed RNA polymerase subunit omega, with the protein MLYPPINELLDKVDSRYTLVVAAAKRARQLIDGAVPKIEMPYSKKPVSIATQEIYESYVLYTSGEDETDIE; encoded by the coding sequence ATGTTATACCCACCAATTAATGAACTATTAGATAAAGTCGATAGCAGATATACATTAGTAGTAGCTGCTGCAAAAAGGGCAAGACAATTAATCGACGGAGCTGTGCCAAAGATTGAGATGCCTTATTCTAAAAAGCCAGTATCAATTGCTACCCAAGAAATATACGAATCCTACGTGCTTTATACAAGTGGAGAAGATGAAACTGATATTGAGTAA